The following are encoded together in the Ciona intestinalis unplaced genomic scaffold, KH HT000050.2, whole genome shotgun sequence genome:
- the LOC108950201 gene encoding uncharacterized protein LOC108950201 isoform X1 gives MWDARYIQKHQLLERMVVTAVIILIVVCSIMTIAIILLIVEYFIKNKRNVSGCFSLPGVLACDGKGNDKVESGTSDVDFPSPPSTVESIDKKDKANCFVIDDEQRNLDNVIHTRKRPVDDITKFTRHTSFKQSVSRERGKLRIHVVAYINNSPKHTDHHDHKKFQMKLRMSRYAGDLHLLYDTTPVSNVPTKSNFLAKYIPNTTTRVNMKKLQPPPLPTARERVRDVMDDRDVTNNRDVTSTYTIMTPTTETADTPSFPALKPNINCNVRYSRFAGDLHVTDQNNRTFSSSSVTQQSTKECPYLEMRTEIYEKPNKQECLYDVIIPENPKRKY, from the exons ATGTGGGATGCAAGATACATACAGAAGCATCAGTTGTTGGAAAGAATGGTTGTCACCGCAGTTATTATACTTATTGTCGTTTGTTCAATTATGACAATCGCCATTATTTTGCTGATAGTggaatattttatcaaaaataagCGCAA TGTTTCCGGATGTTTTTCACTTCCCGGTGTTCTCGCATGTGATGGAAAAGGGAACGATAAAGTTGAATCAG GAACATCGGACGTTGATTTCCCTTCCCCGCCAAGTACTGTGGAAAGTATAGACAAGAAAGACAAAGCTAATTGTTTCGTCATAGACGATGAACAAAGAAACTTGGATAACGTCATACACACAAG GAAGAGACctgttgatgacatcacaaagttTACGCGTCATACTTCTTTTAAACAATCGGTGTCTCGCGAACGCGGTAAGCTACGTATACATGTGGTTGCTTATATTAATAATTCACCCAAACACACAGACCACCATGATCATAAGAAGTTTCAAATGAAGTTAAGAATGTCAAG GTATGCCGGCGACCTCCACCTATTATACGACACCACCCCAGTATCAAACGTCCCAACCAAAAGCAACTTTCTCGCTAAATACATCCCCAACACAACAACAAGGGTGAACATGAAGAAACTGCAACCCCCACCATTACCTACAG CACGTGAACGGgttcgtgacgtcatggatgatcgtgacgtcacgaataatcgtgacgtcacatctacGTATACAATCATGACCCCTACCACAGAAACAGCAG ATACCCCGAGTTTCCCGGCATTGAAACCGAATATAAATTGCAACGTTCGTTACTCCAG GTTCGCGGGCGATTTACACGTCACAGATCAAAACAACCGGACGTTTAGTTCGTCTTCTGTGACGCAACAATCAACAAAGGAATGTCCTTATTTGGAAATGCGCACCGAGATTTATG AAAAACCGAACAAACAAGAATGtctgtatgacgtcattataccAGAGAATCCCAAAAGGAAATACTGA
- the LOC108950201 gene encoding uncharacterized protein LOC108950201 isoform X3 has product MWDARYIQKHQLLERMVVTAVIILIVVCSIMTIAIILLIVEYFIKNKRNVSGCFSLPGVLACDGKGNDKVESGTSDVDFPSPPSTVESIDKKDKANCFVIDDEQRNLDNVIHTRKRPVDDITKFTRHTSFKQSVSRERDHHDHKKFQMKLRMSRYAGDLHLLYDTTPVSNVPTKSNFLAKYIPNTTTRVNMKKLQPPPLPTARERVRDVMDDRDVTNNRDVTSTYTIMTPTTETADTPSFPALKPNINCNVRYSRFAGDLHVTDQNNRTFSSSSVTQQSTKECPYLEMRTEIYEKPNKQECLYDVIIPENPKRKY; this is encoded by the exons ATGTGGGATGCAAGATACATACAGAAGCATCAGTTGTTGGAAAGAATGGTTGTCACCGCAGTTATTATACTTATTGTCGTTTGTTCAATTATGACAATCGCCATTATTTTGCTGATAGTggaatattttatcaaaaataagCGCAA TGTTTCCGGATGTTTTTCACTTCCCGGTGTTCTCGCATGTGATGGAAAAGGGAACGATAAAGTTGAATCAG GAACATCGGACGTTGATTTCCCTTCCCCGCCAAGTACTGTGGAAAGTATAGACAAGAAAGACAAAGCTAATTGTTTCGTCATAGACGATGAACAAAGAAACTTGGATAACGTCATACACACAAG GAAGAGACctgttgatgacatcacaaagttTACGCGTCATACTTCTTTTAAACAATCGGTGTCTCGCGAACGCG ACCACCATGATCATAAGAAGTTTCAAATGAAGTTAAGAATGTCAAG GTATGCCGGCGACCTCCACCTATTATACGACACCACCCCAGTATCAAACGTCCCAACCAAAAGCAACTTTCTCGCTAAATACATCCCCAACACAACAACAAGGGTGAACATGAAGAAACTGCAACCCCCACCATTACCTACAG CACGTGAACGGgttcgtgacgtcatggatgatcgtgacgtcacgaataatcgtgacgtcacatctacGTATACAATCATGACCCCTACCACAGAAACAGCAG ATACCCCGAGTTTCCCGGCATTGAAACCGAATATAAATTGCAACGTTCGTTACTCCAG GTTCGCGGGCGATTTACACGTCACAGATCAAAACAACCGGACGTTTAGTTCGTCTTCTGTGACGCAACAATCAACAAAGGAATGTCCTTATTTGGAAATGCGCACCGAGATTTATG AAAAACCGAACAAACAAGAATGtctgtatgacgtcattataccAGAGAATCCCAAAAGGAAATACTGA
- the LOC108950201 gene encoding uncharacterized protein LOC108950201 isoform X2, giving the protein MWDARYIQKHQLLERMVVTAVIILIVVCSIMTIAIILLIVEYFIKNKRNVSGCFSLPGVLACDGKGNDKVESGTSDVDFPSPPSTVESIDKKDKANCFVIDDEQRNLDNVIHTRKRPVDDITKFTRHTSFKQSVSRERGKLRIHVVAYINNSPKHTDHHDHKKFQMKLRMSRYAGDLHLLYDTTPVSNVPTKSNFLAKYIPNTTTRVNMKKLQPPPLPTARERVRDVMDDRDVTNNRDVTSTYTIMTPTTETADTPSFPALKPNINCNVRYSRFAGDLHVTDQNNRTFSSSSVTQQSTKECPYLEMRTEIYGKYVL; this is encoded by the exons ATGTGGGATGCAAGATACATACAGAAGCATCAGTTGTTGGAAAGAATGGTTGTCACCGCAGTTATTATACTTATTGTCGTTTGTTCAATTATGACAATCGCCATTATTTTGCTGATAGTggaatattttatcaaaaataagCGCAA TGTTTCCGGATGTTTTTCACTTCCCGGTGTTCTCGCATGTGATGGAAAAGGGAACGATAAAGTTGAATCAG GAACATCGGACGTTGATTTCCCTTCCCCGCCAAGTACTGTGGAAAGTATAGACAAGAAAGACAAAGCTAATTGTTTCGTCATAGACGATGAACAAAGAAACTTGGATAACGTCATACACACAAG GAAGAGACctgttgatgacatcacaaagttTACGCGTCATACTTCTTTTAAACAATCGGTGTCTCGCGAACGCGGTAAGCTACGTATACATGTGGTTGCTTATATTAATAATTCACCCAAACACACAGACCACCATGATCATAAGAAGTTTCAAATGAAGTTAAGAATGTCAAG GTATGCCGGCGACCTCCACCTATTATACGACACCACCCCAGTATCAAACGTCCCAACCAAAAGCAACTTTCTCGCTAAATACATCCCCAACACAACAACAAGGGTGAACATGAAGAAACTGCAACCCCCACCATTACCTACAG CACGTGAACGGgttcgtgacgtcatggatgatcgtgacgtcacgaataatcgtgacgtcacatctacGTATACAATCATGACCCCTACCACAGAAACAGCAG ATACCCCGAGTTTCCCGGCATTGAAACCGAATATAAATTGCAACGTTCGTTACTCCAG GTTCGCGGGCGATTTACACGTCACAGATCAAAACAACCGGACGTTTAGTTCGTCTTCTGTGACGCAACAATCAACAAAGGAATGTCCTTATTTGGAAATGCGCACCGAGATTTATGGTAAAtacgtattatga
- the LOC100181828 gene encoding protein regulator of cytokinesis 1 (The sequence of the model RefSeq protein was modified relative to this genomic sequence to represent the inferred CDS: added 41 bases not found in genome assembly) codes for MPRKSEVIQMDIQREFCSTMQELREIWDEIGIPDEQIETRGKTVLLHIRNLFQEMVSEEQNLKTNMMKKIETFLAEVDDLNEKMHLPPYTMPEGLNIMQKEKEIRMQANRLNKLKRERLCTLASLKSVEQELCDQLCTTPCYIPSTCIPSEEQLEQLVDHIETLKLEKVRRKEVFATKRTEIVDLFDELELRPETSFAQDLVTDEPDSFYLTSGKMDQLEDLRSELSIKKNEAQRLVEDLWQKVTCLWERLETPESERSNVRGECTGFKPHVVQRLQDVHTKLEHEKLIHLKSLTERCRSQIASLWDKCFYSADQRNQFIQAFDENYTVDLLDKHEEELANMHAYYEEHQEMFTNVSRWHQLFARMLELEARAHDVNRFSNRGGNLLQEERERKKIHKQLPKIEEDLFAAIDAWEEKKGVPFLVEGTRFSDYVHSQWEACERKKVNEKLMRQEKKQQELHSEMTYGSTPKTPTKRRFIGTTTILKTPTNSAKKPRNGPLDNTWKTNLTPANKTSASVYVSPGKPPISTRLRAQQMSGVKRSAKKVLGESKFNVREVKKGPGSTKSAPAGGNLDTTFIKSLSTTVVSSDKAESIKSVPLPELHTPYNQFAAEINTQAKDKRGVRSSAIGDYGHKY; via the exons ATGCCACGTAAGAGCGAGGTAATTCAAATGGATATTCAGCGAGAATTTTGTTCGACGATGCAAGAACTTCGGGAAATCTGGGATGAAATTGGAATTCCGGACGAACAA ATTGAAACTCGTGGGAAGACGGTCTTGCTTCACATTAGGAACCTTTTCCAAGAGATGGTTTCAGAAGAACAGaatctaaaaacaaacatgatgAAAAAGATTGAAACTTTCCTGGCAGAAGTTGatgatttaaatgaaaaaatgcatTTGCCGCCTTATACTATGCCTGAAGGTTTGAATATAATGCAGAAGGAGAAGGAAATcag AATGCAAGCCAACCGattgaacaaattaaaacgTGAGCGCTTGTGTACATTGGCCTCGTTGAAATCTGTTGAACAAGAATTATGCGATCAGCTTTGTACAACACCATGTTATATTCCATCAACATGTATTCCTAGTGAAGAACAACTCGAACAATTAGtg GACCACATTGAAACCTTAAAATTGGAGAAAGTTCGTCGAAAAGAAGTTTTTGCAACGAAACGAACGGAGATAGTTGATTTATTTGATGAATTGGAGCTTAGACCAGAAACCTCATTTGCACAG GATCTTGTAACGGATGAACCAGACTCGTTCTATCTTACCTCGGGGAAGATGGATCAGTTGGAAGACCTTCGAAGTGAGCTGTCAATCAAGAAAAACGAGGCTCAACGATTGGTTGAGGATTTGTGGCAAAAGGTCACTTGTTTATGGGAGAGGTTGGAAACACCTGAGAGTGAACGATCTAATGTTCGTGGGGAATGCACAGGTTTTAAACCTCACGTGGTTCAACGGTTACAAGAT GTCCACACAAAGTTGGAACACGAGAAGTTAATTCATTTGAAATCCCTGACTGAGAGATGTAGGTCACAAATCGCAAGTTTGTGGGACAAATGTTTCTACAGCGCTGATCAACGTAACCAGTTCATTCAAGCGTTCGATGAGAATTATACGGTAGATTTGTTGGATAAACACGAAGAGGAATTGGCGAATATGCAC TCGTTGGCATCAACTATTCGCTCGTATGTTGGAACTGGAGGCGCGCGCTCATGACGTAAATCGATTCTCGAATCGCGGAGGCAACTTGTTACAAGAGGAACGAGAAAGAAAGAAGATTCATAAACAGCTTCCCAAGATCGAGGAAGACTTGTTCGCTGCTATCGATGC GTGGGAAGAAAAGAAAGGGGTCCCGTTCCTTGTTGAAGGGACCCGTTTCTCGGACTATGTTCATTCGCAATGGGAAGCGTGTGAAAGAAAGAAAGTGAATGAAAAGTTGATGCGACAAGAGAAGAAGCAACAG GAACTTCACAGTGAAATGACGTACGGTAGCACGCCCAAAACTCCAACTAAACGTAGATTCATTGGAACGACAACCATTCTTAAAACACCAACAAACTCAGCCAAGAAACCTCGGAACGGACCGCTGGATAATACTTGGAAAACCAACCTAACACCTGCCAATAAAACATCGGCTTCTGTTTATGTTTCACCAG GGAAACCTCCAATTTCAACTCGATTACGAGCGCAACAAATGTCTGGTGTCAAACGAAGCGCGAAGAAAGTTCTCGGCGAAAGTAAGTTTAACGTCCGTGAAGTTAAGAAAGGACCCGGGTCAACCAAGAGCGCCCCCGCTGGTGGAAACCTTGATACAACATTCATTAAAAGTTTAAGCACGACGGTTGTTTCATCTGATAAGGCTGAGTCAATTAAATCTGTACCATTACCAGAGTTACATACACCTTACAATCAGTTTGCTGCTGAGATAAACACACAAGCCAAAGATAAGAGAGGAGTTAGGAGCAGTGCTATTGGTGATTATGGGCATAAATATTAA